The following proteins come from a genomic window of Theileria equi strain WA chromosome 2 map unlocalized gcontig_1105316255037, whole genome shotgun sequence:
- a CDS encoding conserved hypothetical protein (encoded by transcript BEWA_042470A): MYFTNNFSRLLTKRVGYARFRYNLTRSPTNTIDALYFHTRTSIKADKESHRDHGNTNKTDLASKRNPFGPTPHYSGRLPSVTNGRNCARGDIGLLYLEKMFDYTPKMWIKLTKMAKDRDTFMTLLTNFQRHLRGLKGKEVLELLERIRYYEIRENNEDIDVYHVIMCELAYRLTRENLRHFSILEISRLCKIFGKIKFNKEPNKNESLIPVCAENYRKTKIYELCENCKLRYGDLATQNGNDLMTILIVSFGKSILAQLKSIRKLHENLIIPYLSLVGSRNCTGCSHIVRELCIRCHKCFMSTYSLINIAILLHTIKRTRARANFIFRNIAKRLVKDNGIEDLCSKEFVTKAQSVALSQLIISCISSEYRPSEDNRRIDALLYRILVYVEKTFSNLLKYDTDDKYSYFITQLNLLNKACIVERHRLHSKIMANQQLSDFINSIPNSTRFDEAYDFKTSTTHLQVRNTLDMFNYETEVETKVYPYIVDILVKSKNLIIEVDGPYHYTTYINKSVGKILNRESSDDLFQHTLNSRLKQRLLQKSGYKFVNIPYYKWPNTTSAQVYFIASLGL; the protein is encoded by the exons atgtattttACCAACAATTTCTCTAGACTCCTCACTAAACGTGTAGGATATGCGCGTTTTAGGTACAATTTGACACGCTCTCCTACTAATACCATAGACGctctttattttcatacGCGTACTTCGATAAAGGCTGATAAAGAATCACATAGAGACCATGGTAACACAAACAAAACCGATTTAGCGTCCAAGAGAAATCCATTTGGTCCTACCCCTCATTATTCAGGCAGACTACCTTCCGTGACAAACGGCAGAAATTGCGCTAGAGGAGATATTGGTCTCTTGTATCTGGAAAAAATGTTCGACTATACCCCGAAAATGTGGATAAAGTTGACAAAAATGGCCAAAGATAGGGATACCTTTATGACTCTTTTGACAAATTTCCAAAGACACCTTAGAGGCTTAAAAGGCAAGGAAGTATTGGAATTACTGGAAAGGATTCGTTACTACGAAATTAGAGAGAATAACGAGGATATAGACGTTTACCACGTGATTATGTGTGAATTAGCATACAGATTGACAAGGGAAAACCTTCGCCATTTCTCAATATTAGAAATCTCAAGGCTCTGCAAAATATTCGGGAAAATAAAATTCAACAAGGAACCAAATAAAAACGAATCATTAATACCAGTATGTGCAGAAAACTACAGAAAGACCAAGATTTACGAACTCTGTGAAAATTGTAAATTGAGATATGGAGACCTGGCAACGcaaaatggaaatgatcTAATGACCATATTGATTGTCTCGTTTGGTAAATCCATTCTAGCTCAATTAAAAAGCATACGCAAACTCCATGAGAATTTGATCATTCCGTACCTCTCGTTGGTTGGAAGTAGAAACTGCACAGGTTGCTCACATATTGTCAGAGAACTCTGCATCCGCTGCCACAAATGTTTCATGTCCACATATTCGCTTATAAATATCGCAATACTATTACACACCATTAAGAGAACTAGGGCTAGAGCTAATTTTATCTTCAGAAACATCGCAAAAAGACTTGTAAAGGATAATGGAATCGAAGATTTGTGTAGTAAAGAATTCGTTACAAAGGCCCAATCCGTAGCACTTTCTCAGCTTATTATATCATGCATAAGCTCCGAGTACAGACCTTCAGAGGACAATAGGCGAATTGATGCTCTCCTCTATAGGATTCTGGTTTATGTAGAAAAGACATTTTCCAACCTGCTGAAGTATGACACTGACGACAAGTACTCGTATTTTATCACACAACTAAACCTACTTAACAAGGCGTGCATTGTGGAAAGACACAGACTCCACTCTAAAATTATGGCCAATCAACAGCTTAGCGACTTTATCAACTCCATTCCAAACTCGACACGATTTGATGAAGCCTACGATTTCAAGACCAGCACTACGCACCTTCAAGTTCGCAACACTCTGGACATGTTCAACTATGAAACGGAGGTAGAAACCAAAGTCTACCCTTACATCGTCGACATTCTCGTCAAGTCAAAGAATTTGATTATCGAAGTTGATGGGCCATATCACTATACCACATACATCAACAAGAG TGTGGGCAAGATATTAAATCGTGAATCTTCCGATGACTTGTTTCAGCATACCCTCAATAGCAGGCTCAAACAGCGTCTGTTGCAAAAGTCTGGGTACAAATTCGTCAATATACCGTACTACAAGTGGCCAAACACCACCAGCGCGCAAGTCTATTTCATAGCATCCCTGGGACTTTAA
- a CDS encoding hypothetical protein (encoded by transcript BEWA_042500A) has translation MYPNVNIKYKCPPKNNKGKVRSTPGKCGCHSNVDTIIRDIKSEYSEYKECKHRARTFTFQNLKYGDEELTDEKSTKLTSIHSGIKEVYTYYSRTHEDKGKDDVKRPLLLRLKDGSDKYHWYENADADVDDTKSAGEPKSHTNTKWKTVPNGENDFYPGHHIPTQALTDKLIKLTCKLHNLHYVNIYQERTYNCACNKTNVEEKHGAEVPLGYTKYTHKYTTDGNFVRYRDANLSYRSNVNEKKYEPLTLDLNQRTPNLTVYYWNKDPGRTKPLLMEVAFGTMKVPAVNDGKPDNDEWTMILDEGNLKLEDDEYSLTLPPDKLEEKLKELTCKFFNPPEMNDYCTKKGYKSELELSRQDEKEEKERTRKQKELEPPPVSAKLLAGVSNDSARSSSPVSKGDSITGTCTVEKLWEELGRDVDYILGESAELGAVGLGVATVALGLAKSILAGEKDKQAEGEHESKSLPSKQESTIVGAAYEEPFTAATTITPSASLSEITDSGSDREEEDYEATKSEAKDADEGGRDPATTVPQDQNLKTPQEPLETDNSNGVQREEVPAADLSDQVPDTESETKILLQGTPVAQMAEDAIDGERLKHRGGRAAGVTIRLDSKTHYPSSPNGVQLKVTPYHGTPILGYSAFQHKYKEKGFTITKFTVGDKGQTFQPPMTEVKDSNVVVVFFLKCESSPNNPATKMPLLFYVGTDKNDHNWYARKKKGGHWIDVSGLLGKISPHKAYSFGILRNALESIQQILGIGCGTKQEFKSRKALKEKNDIGDGWSYKKYLGSYQNPNAISPAIPPRIHSTLQLKAKHGSDNNFDLGDSGFQLNKSQNIAATPYGLPHQQSPDDQPLQNTPPLIHPPAEPAPEKSRKSPEAVSEPTEGPQDDADPSLQADTNKLQETRPVSGANGQGSDAGQPGLSGPTGPSGDKGEAGIPGDNNNAGLSNSVAGAASALTPDQDGGGIQDSHRGREESPGPSTAGPSTTSPPAYKAEARSASDSGPGTRGKGSPPLSPGSKTEAPTTEIIVSVTTGILTTSALACFAGWKLYNRYKGDPWVRQI, from the coding sequence ATGTACCCAAACGTAAATATAAAGTACAAATGCCCACCGAAGAATAATAAAGGAAAGGTTAGAAGTACACCAGGAAAATGTGGATGTCATAGCAACGTGGATACGATTATTAGAGACATTAAAAGTGAATACagtgaatataaagaatgcaAACACCGTGCCAGAACCTTTACATTTCagaatttaaaatatggTGATGAAGAACTTACGGATGAAAAATCTACTAAACTTACCTCAATACACTCTGGGATAAAAGAGGTATATACTTACTATAGTAGAACTCATGAAGACAAGGGCAAAGATGATGTAAAGAGACCCCTTCTACTCAGACTTAAAGATGGAAGTGATAAATATCACTGGTATGAAAACGCAGATGCGGACGTAGATGATACTAAATCAGCTGGAGAACCCAAATCACATACAAACACTAAATGGAAGACGGTACCAAATGGAGAGAACGACTTTTACCCGGGACACCATATTCCAACTCAAGCACTTACTGATAAGCTCATTAAACTGACATGCAAACTCCACAATCTTCACTATGTTAACATTTATCAGGAACGTACATATAACTGTGCATGTAATAAGACCAATGTTGAAGAGAAGCATGGAGCTGAAGTACCTCTTGGGTATACTAAGTACACGCATAAATACACTACTGATGGAAACTTTGTTAGGTACAGAGATGCAAACCTTTCTTATAGAAGCAATGTAAATGAAAAAAAATATGAGCCTCTTACACTTGATCTCAATCAACGAACTCCTAATCTCACAGTGTATTACTGGAATAAAGACCCGGGACGTACAAAACCCCTACTCATGGAAGTAGCTTTTGGAACTATGAAAGTTCCTGCTGTTAATGATGGAAAACCTGACAACGACGAGTGGACTATGATCCTTGATGAAGGTAATCTAAAacttgaagatgatgaatatTCACTAACACTTCCTCCAGATAAACTTGAGGAAAAACTTAAAGAGCTAACATGTAAATTTTTTAATCCACCCGAGATGAATGACTACTGTACAAAGAAGGGGTATAAGAGTGAATTAGAACTTTCTCGCCAAGatgaaaaagaagagaaagaaAGAACTAGGAAACAAAAAGAACTTGAACCTCCTCCTGTTTCCGCTAAACTTCTTGCTGGTGTTAGTAATGATAGTGCTAGGTCATCCTCTCCTGTTAGTAAAGGTGATAGTATAACTGGAACGTGCACTGTTGAAAAACTATGGGAAGAGCTCGGAAGAGATGTAGATTATATACTAGGTGAATCAGCTGAACTTGGTGCAGTTGGATTAGGTGTAGCTACTGTAGCTCTTGGACTGGCTAAGAGTATTCTCGCCGGTGAAAAAGATAAACAGGCTGAAGGAGAACATGAATCCAAATCTTTACCCTCTAAACAAGAATCTACTATTGTTGGAGCTGCTTATGAAGAGCCTTTTACTGCTGCCACTACTATAACTCCCTCTGCTTCTCTAAGCGAAATAACAGATTCTGGTAGTGACagagaagaggaagattaTGAAGCTACTAAATCTGAAGCTAAAGATGCTGATGAAGGAGGAAGGGATCCTGCTACTACAGTACCTCAAGATCAAAACCTTAAAACTCCTCAAGAACCTCTTGAAACTGATAATTCtaatggagttcaacgtgaaGAGGTTCCAGCagctgacttatctgaccaggttcctgatacagagtctgagactaagattctcctacaaggtactcctgtAGCCcaaatggctgaagatgctatagatggtgaaagactAAAACATAGAGGTGGTAGAGCTGCAGGGGTCACCATAAGGCTTGACAGCAAGACTCATTACCCAAGTAGTCCTAATGGTGTACAATTAAAGGTTACTCCTTACCATGGTACTCCCATACTCGGATATTCTGCTTTTCAACACAAATACAAAGAAAAAGGCTTTACCATAACTAAGTTTACAGTTGGAGATAAGGGACAGACGTTTCAACCACCCATGACAGAGGTAAAGGATTCTAACGTTGTAGtagtcttcttcctcaaaTGTGAGAGTAGTCCCAACAACCCTGCTACTAAGATGCCACTTCTTTTCTACGTTGGTACTGATAAAAACGACCACAATTGGTATGCTAGGAAAAAGAAAGGTGGACACTGGATAGATGTTTCCGGTTTGTTAGGTAAAATCTCTCCACATAAAGCTTATAGTTTTGGTATTCTTCGGAACGCTTTAGAGAGCATTCAGCAGATTCTTGGAATTGGTTGTGGAACGAAGCAAGAATTTAAGTCTAGAAAGGCGttaaaggaaaagaatgATATAGGAGATGGTTGGTCatataaaaaatatctTGGAAGTTATCAGAATCCTAATGCCATTTCTCCAGCTATTCCACCAAGAATTCATTCAACACTTCAACTAAAAGCAAAACATGGAAGCGACAACAATTTTGACTTAGGAGATTCTGGTTTTCAACTTAataaatcgcaaaataTTGCTGCTACACCTTATGGACTTCCTCATCAACAATCACCTGATGATCAACCTCTCCAAAATACTCCTCCTCTTATTCATCCTCCTGCTGAACCTGCTCCTGAAAAATCTCGTAAATCTCCTGAAGCTGTTTCTGAACCTACTGAAGGACCTCAAGATGATGCTGACCCATCTCTCCAAGCTGATACTAATAAACTTCAAGAAACTCGACCCGTAAGTGGTGCCAATGGACAAGGCTCTGATGCTGGTCAGCCTGGTCTTTCTGGACCTACAGGACCTTCCGGTGATAAAGGAGAAGCTGGTATACCTGGTGATAATAATAATGCTGGTCTCTCTAATAGCGTAGCTGGTGCTGCTTCTGCTCTTACTCCTGATCAAGATGGTGGAGGGATTCAGGATAGTCatagaggaagagaagaatCTCCTGGACCTTCTACTGCTGGTCCTTCTACTACTTCTCCTCCTGCTTATAAAGCTGAAGCTCGATCAGCCTCAGACTCTGGTCCTGGAACTCGCGGTAAAGGCTCTCCTCCACTCTCCCCAGGCTCTAAAACTGAAGCTCCTACTACTGAGATTATTGTCTCTGTAACTACTGGCATTCTTACaacttctgccttggcttgttttgctggatggaaactctataaccgctataaaggagacccttgggttagacagatttga
- a CDS encoding hypothetical protein (encoded by transcript BEWA_042490A): protein MSNETDTDSERKLVDIDISQAQDNGSYTDTCNNTINIHKVDNKPEKGYKRYTHIPLTGSYSISGINYSGEKQGGIDLSGDYKKKVTVYYLSYDVTNALPLIVGLEKDWGNNYYYYTRTNLSIFSSWKDEGVEVTSENQLLSKLTAITSQLHELVVLNLTETNDTYFANGDPRSHPETNTDTTISVSFSETIHTIYKRYKHSPVTKDISAIRLLSTKTTSTNIPFESPIYRNEYSEAHVYFWEGDNRHRNPLLLELKLTTSTFHSYYILSDGETDKKWKTESGITANTLRENLNKQNCGRNSAHIVKISEKGSSGGGTSYNCPSCSLKQVRVTKYDASDYSYSHHISEGFSRFEDKKTEHTGFTFTARIYSVYVYWYPSGPEGIPLLIYLQESNKWYQRQTLDSTKWTDVPRDKKPSDYKDDPTKIQGLLKDILPTVTINVGEGKQLTSGGSGEYEDPSGEGEEKEQIKVTRKDIEVDGGTVKYTSFTHCILKKDGFILGGIKYDESTTLSGITSSDILKHVTAYYYKGVSNFKFEDLLMIGFEKRGACSNNYAYYSRDDKGSTWTLLPDQKSELENPGLTQKLTEIKKKLEAEKNKSQNGAAGGHSSASSQNFGDRILKFIKSYPAEIGITGGLATVVTIVGIVKKFWGTIATILITSV, encoded by the coding sequence ATGAGTAATGAAACAGATACTGATTCTGAAAGAAAGTTAGTTGATATAGATATTAGCCAGGCACAGGACAATGGAAGCTACACGGATACATGTAATAATACTATAAACATCCACAAGGTTGATAATAAACCTGAAAAGGGTTACAAGAGATACACTCACATCCCTTTAACTGGATCATATTCTATTAGCGGAATAAATTATAGTGGAGAAAAACAAGGTGGTATAGACCTATCTGGTGACTATAAAAAAAAGGTAACTGTATACTATCTGAGCTATGATGTCACTAATGCACTTCCCCTAATAGTGGGACTTGAAAAGGACTGGGGGAATAACTATTACTACTATACAAGAACTAATCTTTCAATTTTCAGTTCATGGAAAGATGAAGGAGTAGAAGTTACTAGTGAGAATCAACTCCTTTCAAAACTTACAGCTATCACTAGTCAGTTACATGAACTTGTTGTACTAAATCTCACAGAAACTAATGACACTTACTTTGCCAATGGAGATCCTCGTTCACATCCAGAAACTAATACAGATACTACCATATCGGTTTCTTTTTCAGAAACTATCCATACAATCTATAAAAGGTACAAGCATAGTCCTGTTACCAAAGATATATCTGCTATAAGACTCCTTTCTACCAAAACTACCTCTACGAACATACCATTTGAATCACCTATATATAGAAATGAATATAGTGAAGCTCATGTTTATTTCTGGGAGGGTGATAACAGACACAGAAATCCCCTTTTACTGGAACTTAAGCTGACTACGAGTACTTTTCATTCCTATTACATACTTTCTGATGGGGAAACGGacaaaaaatggaagacTGAATCTGGTATAACTGCCAACACCCTCAGGGAAAATCTTAACAAGCAGAACTGCGGAAGGAATAGTGCTCACATTGTGAAAATCTCAGAGAAGGGTAGTTCCGGTGGTGGAACTTCTTACAACTGTCCTAGTTGCAGTTTAAAGCAAGTTAGAGTAACAAAATATGATGCTAGTGACTATTCCTATTCTCATCATATTTCTGAAGGTTTCTCGAGATTTGAGGATAAGAAAACAGAACATACCGGATTTACATTCACTGCTAGAATATATAGTGTGTATGTATATTGGTATCCAAGCGGACCTGAGGGAATCCCACTCCTGATTTATCTCCAAGAATCAAATAAGTGGTACCAAAGACAAACTCTAGACTCAACTAAATGGACTGATGTTCCCCGGGATAAGAAACCTAGTGATTACAAGGATGATCCTACTAAAATCCAAGGACTTCTAAAGGATATATTGCCAACTGTTACCATAAATGTTGGAGAGGGAAAGCAGCTCACTAGTGGTGGAAGTGGAGAGTATGAAGACCCTTCTGGAGAGggtgaagaaaaggaacaAATTAAAGTTACCAGAAAGGATATAGaggtagatggaggaactGTTAAATATACTAGTTTTACCCACTGCATTCTGAAGAAAGATGGTTTTATACTTGGTGGAATTAAATATGATGAAAGCACTACTCTTTCTGGAATAACCTCTTCCGATATTCTTAAACATGTAACTGCGTACTACTATAAGGGTGTATCTAACTTCAAGTTTGAGGACCTTCTCATGATTGGATTTGAGAAAAGAGGTGCTTGTAGTAATAACTATGCATATTATAGCAGGGATGATAAAGGATCAACTTGGactcttcttcctgatcAGAAGAGTGAACTGGAGAATCCTGGACTTACCCAAAAGCTTACTgaaataaagaagaaacttgaGGCCGAGAAAAATAAATCTCAAAATGGAGCTGCTGGAGGACATAGCTCTGCTAGTTCACAGAACTTTGGTGATAGGATACTTAAGTTCATTAAATCTTACCCTGCTGAAATTGGTATTACAGGAGGCTTAGCCACGGTAGTAACCATAGTTGGTATAGTAAAGAAGTTTTGGGGTACCATAGCTACAATTCTCATTACTTCTGTGTAA
- a CDS encoding conserved hypothetical protein (encoded by transcript BEWA_042480A), with product MASIASEVIYPPSYVRTVIDKTAQFVAKNGEQFEQKIRLEQYDGSGASSSKFSFLEPGNAYYTYYRLKLSELQGNKVVDLVPSIPQAILDKRKKLELKNKQKEQLLALSDFGSSSEALERPESDVFTFEQPYITSLDMDIIKHTALFVARNGQKFLVELTKRERSNPQFDFLNPSHHLFGYFSNLTDAYTKCLLPPGPQIERLKTIAKDRIKYLRICQRRADWDAQEAAKIEAEARRKEEERAEMQSIDWYSFFIAETINFSDVSFTLSSSIQIVQFKDDLPVPIDFSQPEALAKLTFKSLFTPKTTKEDAPPPPIVTVDDVDVAECTIPFDDDLRKSDVSNFSDVPPAKRSNREETRIVQDGDETIKVKKSYVRTKKSSGSQMQKCPITGQMVPASEMSEHLRILLLDPKWKQQKDKFMERAAMESAFAPTEDIEGNLSNFVASRPDLFGSVEDEVCSFSPLNAFTDFGSYKGRSEYR from the exons ATGGCTTCGATTGCGAGTGAAGTCATTTATCCTCCTTCTTACGTCAGAACTGTGATTGACAAAACTGCGCAGTTTGTtgccaagaatggagaGCAGTTTGAGCAAAAGATTCGCCTCGAACAGTACGATGGATCAGGGGCTTCGAGCTCCAAGTTCTCCTTTCTGGAGCCAGGCAACGCCTACTATACCTACTACAGGCTAAAACTGTCGGAACTACAGGGGAACAAGG TCGTTGATCTTGTCCCTTCGATTCCTCAGGCCATTCTCGATAAGCGCAAGAAGCTCGAGCTCAAGAATAAGCAGAAGGAACAGCTGCTGGCACTATCAGACTTTGGGTCGTCCTCAGAGGCCCTGGAGAGACCTGAAAGTGACGTCTTCACATTTGAACAGCCGTACATTACTTCTCTGGACAT GGACATTATAAAGCACACTGCCCTCTTTGTTGCTAggaatggacaaaagttTCTGGTAGAGTTGACAAAGCGTGAGAGGAGTAACCCTCAATTCGACTTTCTGAACCCATCGCATCATCTGTTTGGCTACTTTAGCAACCTTACGGATGCATATACAAAGTGTTTGCTCCCTCCAGGACCTCAGATTGAACGGCTAAAGACTATTGCCAAAGATAGAATAAAGTACTTGAGAATCTGCCAGAGACGTGCAGACTGGGACGCTCAAGAGGCGGCCAAGATTGAGGCAGAGGCCAGGAgaaaggaggaagagagagCAGAGATGCAGTCAATCGATTGGTATTCTTTCTTTATCGCAGAGACCATCAACTTTAGTGATGTAAGTTTTACACTCTCATCGTCTATACAAATTGTGCAGTTTAAAGACGATTTGCCGGTGCCCATTGATTTCTCACAGCCAGAGGCCCTGGCTAAGCTTACCTTTAAATCGCTCTTTACCCCCAAGACTACAAAGGAGGATGCGCCGCCACCACCAATTGTCACTGTTGACGATGTGGATGTTGCAGAGTGTACCATACCATTTGACGATGACTTGAGAAAGTCTGACGtatcaaacttttcagacGTCCCACCTGCTAAAAGATCTAACCGTGAGGAGACTAGAATCGTACAAGATGGTGATGAGACCATaaaggtcaagaaatcGTATGTGAGGACCAAAAAGTCTTCGGGGTCGCAAATGCAAAAATGTCCAATTACCGGTCAAATGGTTCCCGCTTCAGAAATGTCCGAGCATCTTCGTATTCTCCTATTGGATCCAAAGTGGAA GCAACAAAAGGACAAGTTCATGGAAAGGGCAGCTATGGAGTCTGCATTCGCTCCTACAGAAG ATATCGAAGGGAACCTGTCAAACTTCGTGGCTAGCAGACCAGACCTGTTTGGCTCTGTAGAGGATGAGGTTTGTTCTTTTTCGCCACTTAATGcatttacagattttgGATCATACAAAGGGAGGTCAGAATACAGGTGA
- a CDS encoding conserved hypothetical protein (encoded by transcript BEWA_042460A), translating into MNLQGTFTKEEMDKLTKAIDDHISEHYDCDRNKAIRNLLSKKGKGPSAIILIGKKVLPDRHPKSIYNFVRRRLIKYNSGRWTDAEVLLLLKTYFDNEHGANSWKYLARKLDRSPEQIHDKWREVQPFVNNYRSLVLDPNLSDEDKISGMKDISGMLTQSSSHIDKNVIKDYIDEDTQRDLYNCVKELMDSGGVKYKTVENIPWSKIQERFPKYSTSKLRLHFNLTLLPKVYKTVYTGFDHSMVARVAIGWVKKLVKSKTIHSFRDVDFKQKFPQIPPIYIMYCVKRALNMVINKFIKRKNKSFDYPLDTSGDVTQSSDMLNGSSMLDGLYSPLRRFSSLSLDNPGEVDLKKIIKLGYKKLKVKKWKSKDKKILKLIKKDLMPTCKL; encoded by the coding sequence ATGAATTTGCAGGGAACATTCacaaaggaagaaatggaTAAGCTCACAAAGGCAATAGATGATCATATATCCGAACATTATGATTGCGACAGAAACAAGGCCATAAGGAATCTGCTCAGCAAGAAAGGAAAGGGGCCCAGTGCCATAATACTGATTGGTAAGAAAGTTTTACCGGATAGACACCCAAAGTCTATTTATAATTTCGTGAGACGCCGTTTGATAAAGTACAACTCCGGAAGATGGACCGATGCTGAGGTGCTGCTCTTGCTCAAGACCTATTTCGACAATGAACATGGTGCCAACTCATGGAAGTACTTGGCAAGAAAGCTGGATAGATCCCCGGAGCAGATTCACGATAAATGGCGTGAAGTCCAACCGTTTGTCAATAACTACAGATCACTGGTTCTGGATCCTAACTTGTCGGACGAAGACAAAATATCAGGAATGAAGGATATCTCCGGAATGCTTACGCAGAGTTCCTCGCATATTGACAAGAACGTCATTAAAGACTACATTGACGAAGATACTCAACGTGATTTATACAACTGCGTGAAGGAATTGATGGACAGCGGCGgtgtaaaatataaaaccGTTGAGAACATACCGTGGAGCAAAATACAGGAACGGTTCCCAAAATACTCAACGAGTAAACTCCGATTGCACTTTAATCTAACACTGCTGCCAAAAGTATACAAAACAGTGTATACGGGTTTTGACCACTCCATGGTTGCCAGAGTCGCTATAGGCTGGGTTAAAAAATTGGTAAAGTCAAAAACCATACACTCTTTCCGGGATGTTGATTTTAAGCAAAAGTTTCCTCAAATTCCGCCAATATATATAATGTACTGTGTAAAGAGAGCCCTCAATATGGTCATTAACAAATTCATAAAACGCAAGAATAAAAGTTTTGATTATCCTTTGGATACTAGTGGCGATGTAACACAATCGTCAGATATGCTGAATGGGAGTTCGATGCTAGATGGTTTGTATTCACCCCTAAGGAGATTTTCTAGCCTTAGTTTGGACAATCCTGGGGAGGTTGACTTGAAAAAGATCATTAAGCTGGGATAcaagaaattaaaagtgaAAAAGTGGAAGAGCAAAGATAAAAAGATCTTAAAATTGATCAAGAAGGATCTAATGCCAACGTGTAAATTATAG